The following proteins come from a genomic window of Halictus rubicundus isolate RS-2024b chromosome 8, iyHalRubi1_principal, whole genome shotgun sequence:
- the LOC143356300 gene encoding mitochondrial translation release factor in rescue translates to MFKHSLNNDYFIHKLVIYISSLTHRNVELGCKNSRELIGPFNYSNQVRHKSYKRFLDNSNVPKLDENDLEEQFVRGSGPGGQATNKTNNAVVLKHTPTGLIVKCHETRSVFKNREIARANMLTKLDDLINGENSLRNQEETLMKQDSLKKKQKQKKLAALKEEFEKRENLK, encoded by the coding sequence atgtttaaacattCATTAAACAATGATTATTTCATTCATAAGTTGGTTATTTACATATCCTCGTTGACTCACAGAAATGTTGAGTTAGGTTGTAAAAACAGCCGAGAATTAATCGGACCTTTCAACTACAGTAATCAAGTACGGCATAAATCTTATAAACGCTTCTTAGACAACTCAAATGTGCCTAAACTGGACGAAAATGATCTCGAAGAACAATTCGTGAGGGGATCCGGACCTGGTGGCCAAGCAACTAATAAAACGAACAATGCGGTCGTTTTGAAGCACACACCGACTGGATTAATTGTAAAATGTCATGAAACTAGAAGTGTGTTTAAAAATAGAGAAATAGCCAGAGCGAATATGTTGACGAAATTAGATGATTTAATTAACGGTGAAAATTCGTTAAGAAATCAAGAAGAAACGCTTATGAAACAGGATAGCttgaaaaagaaacagaaacaaaagaaattggCAGCCTTAAAAGAAGAGTTCGAGAAACGTGAaaatctcaaataa
- the LOC143356301 gene encoding mitochondrial ribosome and complex I assembly factor AltMIEF1-like: protein MRRMVLRLYKDLLRYGGNLKYTDKLYFRARIRHSFTQNKQLTDEQEINFQFQKGQKLLLDQRVV from the exons ATGAGACGGATGGTTCTAAGATTGTATAAAGACTTGTTGCGATACGGTGGAAATTTGAAATATACGGATAAATTATACTTTCGAGCTAGAATTCGTCATagttttacacaaaataaacaATTGACTGATGAGCAAGAGATAAATTTTCAGTTTCAG aaaggGCAGAAACTTTTGTTGGATCAACGTGTTGTATAA